From one Lycium barbarum isolate Lr01 chromosome 6, ASM1917538v2, whole genome shotgun sequence genomic stretch:
- the LOC132598459 gene encoding transcription factor bHLH149, translated as MSSSSTISNPDANSNRTRESKRKKRRKIEVEPQNTNLDQSKWRTDTEQQIYSSKLLQALRQVRRSNDNPSRAVRETADRVLAVTAKGRSRWSRAILTGRLSLRLSQINKKHKKAKLNSGNNIKSRKPVVKKRLPALQRKVRVLGRLVPGCQKLPFPNLLEETTDYISALEMQIRAMTFLTGLLSAGGTADRLG; from the coding sequence ATGTCGTCATCTTCAACCATCTCGAATCCCGATGCAAACTCCAATCGCACACGAGAATCAAAGcgcaaaaagagaagaaaaatcgAAGTTGAACCGCAAAACACAAACCTTGATCAATCTAAGTGGAGAACTGATACAGAACAACAGATCTACTCTTCTAAGCTTCTCCAAGCACTCCGTCAAGTTCGCCGGAGTAACGACAATCCGTCACGCGCCGTCAGGGAAACCGCCGATAGAGTACTCGCCGTTACAGCAAAAGGACGGAGTCGTTGGAGTAGAGCTATTCTAACTGGTCGGCTTAGCTTAAGGCTTAGCCAAATCAATAAAAAGCATAAGAAAGCTAAGCTGAATAGCGGTAATAATATAAAGTCGAGAAAACCAGTGGTGAAGAAGAGATTACCGGCTTTGCAACGGAAAGTTCGTGTTCTAGGCCGTTTAGTTCCAGGCTGTCAGAAACTGCCGTTTCCGAACCTTCTAGAAGAAACTACTGATTATATATCAGCTTTAGAGATGCAAATCCGAGCCATGACTTTTCTCACTGGTCTCCTTAGCGCCGGTGGAACAGCCGATCGGCTCGGCTAA
- the LOC132644562 gene encoding 3'-5' exonuclease-like: protein MYSSHGSTSSGTTSRYHIKFGGQTIETTVTDKAAIANQWASEMLSKYSGKQTVVGLDTEWRPTFMPYTSNKSATLQLCINNSCLIVQLFYLDEIPQTLKKFLANPNFIFVGIEVAEDILKLKNEYGLVCSSKADIRDVAKNKWPGRFSRPGLKDLANAICGLYMAKPKHVCQSNWEARVLNDGQVEYACIDAYASYEIGHKLLMET, encoded by the coding sequence ATGTACTCATCACATGGTAGCACTAGCTCTGGCACCACCTCAAGGTACCACATCAAATTTGGTGGACAAACAATTGAAACAACAGTGACTGACAAAGCTGCAATTGCCAATCAATGGGCTAGTGAAATGCTTTCCAAATATTCTGGAAAACAAACAGTTGTGGGCTTAGACACTGAATGGAGGCCCACTTTCATGCCATACACTAGCAACAAATCAGCCACACTCCAACTCTGCATTAACAACTCGTGTCTGATAGTGCAGTTGTTCTATTTGGACGAAATCCCACAAACCCTGAAAAAATTCTTGGCTAATCCTAATTTTATATTTGTTGGAATTGAGGTTGCTGAAGATATCCTTAAACTGAAGAATGAGTATGGGTTGGTTTGTAGTAGTAAAGCTGATATTCGTGATGTTGCTAAGAATAAGTGGCCTGGTAGATTTTCACGTCCAGGTTTGAAGGATCTTGCTAATGCAATATGTGGGCTTTATATGGCTAAGCCAAAACATGTTTGTCAAAGCAATTGGGAGGCAAGGGTTCTTAATGATGGACAAGTTGAGTATGCATGCATTGATGCGTATGCTTCCTACGAGATTGGTCATAAGCTCCTTATGGAAACTTGA